One Tubulanus polymorphus chromosome 5, tnTubPoly1.2, whole genome shotgun sequence DNA segment encodes these proteins:
- the LOC141905457 gene encoding uncharacterized protein LOC141905457, with protein MAKLLRKFGGKKAPPAPPKRDYNKRFGVATESFDDGDLIDRELGAVGGLDSPSSPGLPLRRDTGDINCSPPTGASPTDTLSSFQTCLSDTFPRNREKLAAGLAAAAVAKSREFENARKDKYLDDYSEPLDAKSSEFQLNFLSSGDDSYTEPYDAQNTVQQLRKYSLDAEDDDGKLYDDPLDCDLDDVAGFEEFSEYPADERPKEDYEDPWEWSFKNRLVTQIKDMAQSESMHFDQGSEAGAREKESQMELDICKMMDSALNSDSAGRDMSLLNDDDDDDGLNLSAGNYEEPWDLRAKTEELECKFRAAKKRTSATEEQIQVQDDVGGLVGEIFGQLDGDSFMLKDTAVEAEKEKPKGGESRIKRAVREANKDAAGQQSAGGPRFLRQEDFLPKGKTEEKRYQEEPVAVDVKEPKERTPRDKPPIKPTKDKDGKKRPQPKPRRKGKDEVAQDRVRHAGKHEQNEGKQVKHAETQFDPSVRCKEGHHHKHAKERDECQQQMNERESKSTGNTRVKAKKRDDTLEKKLREKYNLVDGDSSSESYGYGPFNGYRGGIVQNREASRSDSWTFLCFDPETEFKKFKSPENKAGVGSGPPPVPAQPPPSLPPQLPAQPPPSLPPQQATPPSQLRQTAVPPPVPRERTQPSSAPSNIPVDLPPPVPTQPIPAARNIPTDPPPPPPPNSERPSASKPVERPAISSRNAGSDRPPEPPRSNPPKRNQPPKEDYDEPWDKKNVFQQLATSAGGHMSEPPQQPPPPPKPRNVEQSCKSVGERVDPNLPLKKQEWYHGSISRVDAENLLRVHKEGSYLVRNSESSKDDFSLSLKSARGFMHMKIVCREGSYILGQFSQPYKSIPEMIHHYSIHKLPIKGAEHMSLLHPVMHEML; from the exons ATGGCGAAATTATTGAGGAAATTTGGGGGTAAAAAAGCTCCCCCGGCACCGCCAAAACGCGATTACAACAAAAGGTTTGGCGTGGCAACAGAAAGTTTCGACGATGGAGATTTGATCGATCGTGAATTGGGGGCCGTGGGTGGGTTAGATAGCCCGTCATCACCGGGATTACCACTCAGACGGGACACTGGGGATATCAATTGCTCTCCTCCGACAGGCGCGAGCCCGACCGACACACTGAGTAGTTTTCAGACGTGCCTTTCAGACACATTTCCGAGAAATCGAGAAAAACTAGCGGCTGGTCTGGCTGCAGCTGCAGTCGCGAAGAGCAGAGAGTTCGAAAATGCTCGCAAAGACAAA TACTTGGATGACTATAGCGAACCATTAGATGCCAAAAGTAGCGAATTTCAGCTGAATTTCTTATCATCCGGGGATGATTCTTATACAGAACCATATGACGCACAAAACACTGTTCAACAGCTACGAA AATACAGTTTAGATGCTGAAGATGACGATGGAAAACTGTACGACGATCCTCTCGATTGTGACCTCGACGACGTCGCCGGATTCGAAGAGTTCTCCGAGTATCCGGCCGACGAACGACCGAAAGAGGACTACGAAGACCCGTGGGAGTGGTCGTTCAAAAATCGCCTCGTCACTCAAATCAAAGACATGGCGCAAAGCGAATCGATGCATTTCGACCAAGGATCCGAAGCCGGTGCGAGAGAGAAGGAGAGTCAGATGGAGTTGGATATATGTAAAATGATGGACAGCGCTTTAAATTCGGACTCTGCTGGCAGAGATATGAGTTTActgaacgacgacgacgatgacgacggtTTGAATCTCAGCGCCGGCAATTACGAAGAACCGTGGGATCTTCGCGCGAAAACCGAGGAACTCGAATGTAAATTTCGCGCCGCGAAAAAGCGAACTTCAGCGACGGAAGAGCAAATACAAGTGCAGGATGATGTGGGCGGGCTGGTCGGTGAGATATTCGGCCAGTTGGATGGGGATAGTTTCATGTTGAAAGACACGGCAGTTGAAGCGGAGAAAGAGAAACCGAAAGGAGGTGAAAGTCGTATTAAACGGGCGGTACGCGAGGCTAATAAAGATGCTGCTGGACAGCAATCCGCGGGTGGACCGAGATTCCTCAGACAGGAGGACTTCTTACCAAAAGGTAAAACGGAAGAGAAACGTTACCAGGAAGAACCAGTCGCGGTCGACGTTAAAGAACCGAAAGAACGTACGCCACGCGACAAACCTCCCATTAAACCGACGAAAGATAAAGACGGGAAAAAACGACCACAGCCGAAACCGCGGCGAAAAGGCAAAGACGAGGTGGCTCAGGATCGCGTTCGACACGCGGGTAAACACGAGCAGAATGAGGGTAAGCAAGTGAAACACGCGGAAACTCAGTTCGATCCGAGCGTGCGCTGTAAAGAGGGACACCATCACAAACACGCGAAAGAACGCGACGAATGCCAACAGCAGATGAACGAACGCGAGTCGAAAAGCACCGGAAACACGCGCGTGAAAGCGAAAAAACGCGACGACACGCTCGAGAAAAAACTACGCGAAAAATACAACCTCGTCGACGGAGACAGTAGTTCGGAGTCGTACGGATACGGCCCGTTTAACGGATACCGAGGCGGCATCGTTCAAAATCGCGAAGCGAGTCGCAGCGATTCGTGGACATTTTTATGTTTTGATCCGGAAACGGAATTTAAGAAATTCAAGTCTCCAGAAAATAAGGCGGGCGTGGGTTCGGGTCCGCCTCCCGTACCGGCGCAACCCCCGCCTTCGTTACCCCCGCAGTTACCGGCACAACCGCCTCCTTCGCTGCCCCCTCAACAGGCGACGCCGCCTTCGCAGCTGCGTCAGACGGCGGTTCCTCCGCCTGTTCCTCGAGAACGAACGCAACCATCATCGGCGCCTTCAAACATTCCCGTTGATCTTCCACCTCCCGTACCTACTCAACCAATCCCCGCTGCGCGTAATATTCCCACAGATCCGCCTCCCCCGCCGCCGCCTAACTCCGAGCGACCGTCAGCCTCGAAACCGGTGGAGCGGCCGGCGATTAGCAGTCGTAACGCTGGCAGCGATAGACCTCCCGAACCACCGCGCAGTAATCCACCGAAGAGGAATCAACCGCCGAAAGAAGATTACGACGAACCGTGGGACAAGAAAAATGTCTTTCAACAATTAGCAACGTCTG CAGGAGGTCATATGTCTGAACCTCCTCAGCAGCCACCACCGCCACCTAAACCTCGTAATGTAGAACAATCATGCAAGTCAGTCGGTGAAAGAGTCGATCCTAATCTTCCTCTAAAGAAACAAGA GTGGTATCATGGTTCAATCAGTCGCGTCGATGCTGAAAATCTGCTGAGAGTGCACAAAGAAGGCAGTTATCTCGTTCGTAATAGTGAAAGCAGTAAAGACGATTTTTCACTCTCACTCAA GAGCGCCCGTGGATTCATGCACATGAAAATCGTGTGTCGCGAGGGATCGTACATTCTCGGACAGTTCAGTCAACCGTATAAGAGTATACCGGAAATGATACATCATTATTCCATCCACAAACTGCCGATCAAAGGAGCTGAACATATGTCGTTATTACATCCTGTCATGCACGAGATGCTTTAA